One window from the genome of Oryza glaberrima chromosome 3, OglaRS2, whole genome shotgun sequence encodes:
- the LOC127764976 gene encoding PHD finger protein ING1 yields MGFLEDFQASVEALPAMLQRNYSLMRELDKSLQGVQTGNEQRCQQEIEDIKHGLESGSITYDPAKLKFSDEAIEEQKHCVRIADEKVALASQTYDLVDAHIQQLDQFMRKLEELRQEKEAATTAAAAAAAAAAAAASVATGTPVAATVTASAGTSTADNTPKGGRSGERGRGGRKKTAKVPTEQPAPAIDLELPVDPNEPTYCLCNQVSYGEMVACDNNDCKIEWYHFGCVGVKEHPKGKWYCPSCIGFQKKRKGK; encoded by the exons ATGGGGTTCCTCGAGGACTTTCAAGCCA GTGTTGAAGCATTGCCAGCTATGCTGCAAAGGAACTATTCATTAATGCGGGAGCTAGATAAAAGCTTGCAAG GTGTGCAAACGGGAAATGAGCAGCGCTGTCAGCAAGAAATAGAAGACATTAAGCATGGACTTGAATCTGGAAGTATTACATATGACCCGGCAAAGCTTAAATTTTCTGATGAAGCAATCGAGGAGCAGAAGCATTGTGTTCGAATTGCTGATGAGAAGGTGGCTTTAGCCAGTCAGACTTATGACCTG GTTGATGCTCATATCCAACAGCTAGATCAGTTTATGAGAAAACTTGAAGAACTTCGACAAG AAAAGGAGGCAGCtacaactgctgctgctgctgctgcggcggcggcggcggcggctgctagTGTTGCTACAGGTACGCCTGTTGCTGCTACTGTAACAGCTAGCGCTGGTACTTCAACTGCTGACAATACTCCAAAAGGTGGAAGGTCTGGCGAAAGAGGCCGAGGGGGTCGAAAGAA GACTGCTAAGGTGCCCACTGAGCAACCAGCACCAGCCATAGATTTAGAACTGCCTGTGGATCCTAACGAACCAACATATTGCCTCTGCAACCAAGTCAGCTACGGAGAGATGGTCGCATGCGACAATAATGAT TGCAAGATCGAATGGTATCACTTTGGGTGCGTCGGCGTGAAAGAGCATCCGAAGGGGAAGTGGTATTGCCCAAGTTGCATTGGATTCCAAAAGAAGCGAAAAGGAAAGTGA